CGGTATTATTACTATACAGCACCATTTTTTCTACCGGCCGGCTACGACGACCAGCAAAAAAAAGTACAACAACCAGCAACACTGCGGCCGCCGCTGTCAGCCATTTCCAGGGAGCTACACGAGGTTGCACAACAGGCCGCACGGCAACTGCCGGCGCAGACGTTCTATTGTCCGGTATTTCCTGGTTCAGCCAGGCTGTAAGTCTGCTCTCAAGCCATGCCGCCTGCTCCGGGCCGGTGGCACAATAATTTGCTATCTGCTGCTGCAAATGCGGATCCTGCGGTGATTGGATGAAGCCTGATACCAGATCTGTGATATCCTGTTCCGGTTGATACATATCGATACTATCCCCTATAGCTGTATAAATGCAAGATACTCAACTTCTGTACAAGTTTAATGTAACAGGCATCCCATTTGTATTGAACAACATAAATATTAATTAGGTCACTTCGGCCAGGTTTAATATTTTTAATAGCGACGAACAAGCAAAACGATATGTATGTCACCTGAACCATCTACCAACGACCAGGAATATATTGAGGGATTGCTTCATCAGAAACCAGCTGTAATAGAGGTTATCTACCAGCGGTTTGCCACAAAAGAAAGACGGTTTATCCTGCAAAAAAGCGGCACTGTAAAAGATGCCGCCCACGTTTTTGAAGAAGCCCTGATGGATATCTATTATTTCTCCCGCCATCATCCGCTGAAAGTAACTGAATTTGAGCCCTTCCTCCAGGTGCTGTGCAAACGGATCTGGGAACAGGAACTGGAAAGGCGTGGACAGCGGATTCCCGGCCTGGAAGCCGAGGAGCTCTCTACTATGAGCAGAGACGATATCCAGGATGTGGAAGATGTATTGAAAGAGGGAGAGAAAAGACGGATGGCTTATCACTATTACCTCGCACTGTCGGACGAATGCAGGGAAATACTCCGCTGGTCGCTTACCAATGGTTGTTTACAGGAAGACATAGCCGCCGAAACGCATATACCGGTTGCGGAGCTCCCGGAGAAAAGAACCGCCTGCTATCGCAGCCTGTTCAGGGATATAGACAGTAAACTGAAAGCAGGCGGACTGTCAGAAAAAGACCTGATGGAAGCGGATCGCTTTCTCAACGGGCAAATGAATGAAAACGACCGGAAAGTCTTTTCTACACGCCTCCAAACGGATCCGCTGCTGGCCCAACAGGTAAAACGCTTTGATACCGTTCGCCAGCTGCTTGCCCAGAGAATATGTGGCGATCCTCAAAGAGATGAACTCCAACATTTGCTGTTCGGCCACCGTAATGCATGGTACACACTCAAAGACACTTCCATCATTCCGATCAGGAACTATGTAATCCTCACAGCATTGATAGCTGCCGGCATGGCCATCTTGCTATATATCAGCCCATGGCGCAAAAATATTTACCGGCAGTTTGCCGATACCGAAATGCAAATACCGGACATCGACAGTCTCCGGTTGCCGGAGCAGGCCATCGAGCAGTTTAACCGCGGCCACTTCAGCGAAGCCATCGGCATCCTCAATAAAGTACTGAATGATAATCCGGGTAATGCCTATGCGCGTTATTACAGAGGCGTGGCGTTGATCGACCGTGACCAGCCCCCGAGAGCAAGAGAAGACCTCCTCGCTGTATTTAACAGTAGCAGCGATATCCGCTATGATGCGGCATTTTATATTGCACTGAGTTACCTGAAAGAAGGACGTAAGCAGCAATGCCTGGAATGGTTGTTAAAGATCCCTTCCGAAGCAGCTAATTACCGCAAAGCGCAGAAACTGATAGAAGAATTAAAATAATTAATTCAGGTATTGTCCTTTACTGTAGTGGATAATATTTTCTACTTCCCCCTTGATCAACTCATAAACAGGTGTCTTACCTGCTTTGATCCGCACCAGCTGCTGTAACACAAGAAAATAAATTTCTCCACGGTTACAACCATCAATCTGGGCTTTAAGAATGCTGTGCTTTACGTCTTCACAGCCGGTTGCATCTAATTTCTGATAGATCACATACAGATCATCCATCCAACTCATAACCTCTAAAGTTTAAAACATAGTGTATAGTATGCTAAAGTTAACTATTTATATTAAGAAAATAAACTATCTGAATCTTAAAAAATTGTAAATTCTATCCTATTCAGAACCAAATAACAGGGTTCCGTACCGGGAGGTTGCGGAGCACTTCTTCCACTTCCGGATCCTGGTTAAGTGCGAGCCACAGCTGATAATATTCCGGGCGCTGATATGCTGCCGCACCAAAAACCAGGAAAGGCTGTGCCACCGGCCAGTTATCCCAGTACATCACATCTTTTGCGTAAGGCCAGCTTTGTTTGTTCTTCACGTAGGGATAAAGAAAATCCATGCCGTTGCCTATATTCCTGCTGCTATCTGTGCTAAACTGCCACAGGTTGTTGCCGGGAGTGCTCAAAACCTGGCATACCGTACTCATGGCATCCAGGTTAAACAACGAGTAGCCGTAAGGTTTAGTGCGCTTAAGTTCCCTCGGGAAACTTCCGTCGACCGCCATCTGCGATGGCAGTAATACTGTTTTATAACGATCGATGCAAAATGCCGTCAGTTTTGCGTTGCCGGTGAAGCGGGCAAATACCGCCACCTGCATCACCCAGCAGGTGCCGTGGTTGTTGGCCGCATTCATTTCATCCCGGCCATACGGATGTGTTGTCAGCCAATCCAGGTATGCACTGAACCAGGCCTTGAATGCCTTCAGATCTTTTGCCGGAACGGCCCCTGCTTTTTCCATCATACGCAATGCCTGCACCACTTCCATCAGGTGGATCGTGTCTATGATCCCTATCCCCCTTCCGGTAGCCCTCCCTTTTATAGCCTGTGCATAAAGCAGCGACGGATTCATCCTCGTGGCAGGATCCTCAAACCAGGCCCGCGCGTGCTGCAGGGCATGCTGTAAATAGGTATTATCCTTAGTGGCCACATATGCCGCCGCCAGCGCGCCCATTACGCGGCTGAAACGAATCATCACTTCCCGGTGTGCGGTAAAATTATCCGGATTCGACTGCCCGTCGCGCTGTATATAAGGACTGTCGGCGCTCACCGGATTGGGCCACCAATAATCGCCTTCAGAATAAAAGTCGTGCAGGCCACCGGCGCTGCGCTCACAACGGAATGCGGTGATCGTTTGCGGCGCCTGCTGCATGGCCCATTTTGCCCTTGCAAGTATTACTGCCCGGGTATCTTTAATGAGCTGCGTGGTAAACGCCCGTTGTGCATTTGCTTTTACTGTACAAACCAACAACAACATTAAATAAAAGATGCGCATGTTAAACAGATTGCGGTGTTCATTCAAATAACTTCATCGATGTCTTCCTATAACGTAAACGGTTATACTAATAACAACTATTTTATCACGAATTATGAATACAAACTAAAATATGCAATCGGTTGCATATTTGTTAATAAAATTTTAGCGATTCCAGGTATCTTTTAAAAAAACGGAAAAAAATGGCTGATACAATAATTGTTTTGCTGGTTCGTCTGATATTTAGGTTACCATAGAAGGATGACACATTGTACTGTTACTATGAAAAAAGACAAGCAAACAGATATTGCCTCCTATAAGCTGGAACACCTGATGGAAGTACCGGGGTTGAGGATAAATGTCCATTACAGACAGGCCGGAGAGATAGTACATGAAAGGCATGCTCATCTTACCGAAGCGCACCGCCATGAATTTTATTCACTGGCTGTTTCAGGTAGCGGAAGCAGCATGCAAATGATAGATTTCCGCTTCGTGGATCTTCCCCCTAAAAGCCTGTTCCTGCTGGCTCCATGGCAAATACATCTGGCGTCAGATACTGATCATCTGACCGATATATATTTTATTTCATTCACAGCTGATTTCCTGCCTCCCGGCTTTTCCAAACTGCCGGTTTGCATGGAAGCTGCGATTACGCCCTCAGCAGATGAATTCCGGGAGATCTGGCATATCTGTGCGCAATTGTTGCACGAGTTCAGAAACCGCAGAGCTTTACAGCAACAGGTGTTACAACATTACCTGGCAGTACTACTAACCATGTTCATGCATTATCTGCCGGAACAGGACAATAGTCAATTACAGCCGGAGCTGCTGATGCGTTACCAGCAGTTACTGGAGCAGCATTTCATGTGCTGGAACAGTGTGGGGGATTATGCGAGGGCATTGCATGTAACCGCTAATCATCTGAATGATGTGGTGAAACAGGCAACCGGACAAACAGCTTCCGCCTTACTGGCCGCGCGGCGCATACTGGAAGCCAGGCGGATGTTACTCCATTCCACTCACAGCATCAAGGAAATTGCCTGGTGTCTGCAATTCAACGAAGTAACCTACTTTAACCGCTTCTTCAAACAACATACCGGACAAACGCCGCTGGCTTTCCGGATCGGCAGCCGGGAAAAGTATAACTATAACCCGGAATAGTATAATAATTCACAGTGTTAAGCCCGGTAGTTTTGCACAGATCAGAATATACAATTACACCGCATCTCAGCTGAACATACAGCACTGACCTGCATTTATAAAATCATTATTCATGCCTACACTTAAAGAAAGGGCGACCAGTCTGCTGATGTCGCGCATAGGGAAAACTGCGTCTGTACTTAATGTAACCCGTATCGGTAATTTCCTCCTGCAGGTAGAGCTCCAGCTGCCACAGGCATTGCCGGCCCGCAGCACGCAACACCTGAAAATAGAAGTAGCCCCTTATACTTACCGCGATTATACCGTAGCCCACTGGGAACCTGCTACAGGAACAGCCACCCTGCTTATCGACTGTGCCCATGAAGGCACAGGTAGTTTCTGGGCGTTGACCCTCGCACCAGGCAGCAGCGTTGTGTACGCCGGCCCTGGCGGAGGTATGCACCAGCCGGGCAATGCAAGCTGCCTTGTGTGCATCGGCGATGCCTCCGCAACCGGGCACTTTTATTCCCTCTATCAATATAAAGCCCCCGCTCAACAGTTTCATTGCTTCCTTCAGCTGGAGGATCCCACCACCCGGCAACTACTGGAAATGCCGGTACAGGCCCTCTCCAATAACGGGCATTATTTTACCGATCTGCATGAATGGCTATATCATTACGATTTCCCCGTTGCAGATACAACATTTTATGTGGCAGGGAATCATCGGATGGTAGTACAGGTACGTAAATCGCTACGGCAGCAAGGCGGACTGGTAAAAGCGCAGGGCTTCTGGGGCTAATGCAAAGAGCGTCAGACCAGCTGTTCTTTCATGGCCTTTACAATGGCATTCGAACGGGAGTTCACATCAAGCTTACGGTAGATATTCATGATGTGGGAACGAACTGTTCCCACACTTATATGACATCCGTCAGCTACTTGTTTATACGTGTCGCCATTCACCAGGCAACGCAAAATTTCCCGTTCGCGGGGCGATAATCCGTACGGATCCTCCGGAGCTTGTTTCTCCTTCCGGAAAAAGGCCAGGACTTTGTTTACCGCCACCAGATTAGACTGTAATGCAGTTTCATATACCTGTGCAATAAATTCAGACAAAGTAACCGGTGGAATATGATCCAGATCATATTCACTCTTTGCTGCCGGCACCTGCGTTATACCCTGTTCCTTCTCATTCAGGGTCAGTAATAGCACATTTATATCAGGATAAGCTGCTTTTACAATACTGGCGGCTTCTATCGCAGTCATTCCAGGTATCTCTATATCCATAAAAACCAGATTGCAGATATCTTTTGCTAATTGTTGTAACACTTCTGATGATTCGCTGCGCAATCCCGAGACGTCCAGAACACGCGTGTCTCCCAAGTTACCAGGACTTATAGGCCGCACTTTTTTCATAATTTTCCTTTTGGGTCATGTGTATTCAAATGAAATCTTCCATTGATAACTGTAAGTTCCCGGAAGCTGGTATGGTTGATAAATTAAAAATGGAAAGATTACACGGTCTCCATACCCGAAACAAATTTGAAACAAATACATGCAGCAGTCAATCGGATACGTATATGGTTTTTCAACAAATATTAATATACAATTTGTTTTATATTAGTTAATTGGAATAAATATAACGTGGTAAAATGCAGTCTTTTAATGGATTAACGGGAATACAATGCTCTATTTATCAACCATTTAAAGTTGGCGTTTAAGTCATTCAAAAAAACAAATTATATTTAAATACATATCAACATTTTTTCCGCTCGCCTGTAATCTGCCCTGATCATTTTATCCAGTGCAACAATTGGTACTTTTATGCTATCCAGAGTTAAGATAGCATTAATTCCTCAAATTCCTAAGCTAAATCATATAAATACTTCTTTACACTTGCTGTAAAAGAAAAGCTGGCAATTAGTGCTGACAGGAACCCCTTAATTCCTGATTTTTAATTGTTAATTCAATAAGAAAATGGTTAGTATAAAAATAGGCATCTTCCGGAAATTTTTATAAAAAAAATAACCGTTAGCTTCGGCCCAGGGCAGAGAACGCCTTGTATTCCCAAGCTAACGGTCAACGGCCAACTGCGCTACTGCAGTATCAGCTCTACTACCGGAATTTCTACATCCGGCTTGCGAACCGGCAGGTCGAGTGCGATATCTCCCTTATCGTTATCATGCATTTTTACTTCAGACCCGTCGTTCAGCAACTGTGCATACTTCACCTTTCCTTTCATACCAGGCAGCTCAAAGCGCTGCAGCGGATAATCGAGCAGATGCACATACAAACGCTTAGTGGTTGGATTATAGGTAAGCAGGCTGTTATCCGGACGCTTAAATTCCGCAGGCGCTTCCGTACAACCGTAAATAGCCCTTCCATTCAGCCGCATCCACTCTCCCATTCCTTTAAGCCGGTCCTGGGCGCGGGAATCGAAAATGCCCCGGGAAGTAGGGCCTACATTCAGCAAAAGATTACCACCCTTACTCACAGTTTCGATTAGCAGTACTAACAATTGCTTATTGTCTTTCCACGATGTTTCATCACGATAGTACCCCCACGAGCCGGAGAAAGTCTGACAGGTTTCCCAGGGGATCCGTTTGCCGTGAAGCGTTGGCCATTCTGCCACCTTATACTGCTCCGGTGTAGTAAAATCTCCCCCATCTTCATATTCTTCAAGATCCATGCGGTTGTTGATGATAATACCAGGCTGAAGCCTGCGGATCATTTTGATCAACTCCAGGGAGTTCCAGTCGTTATGATCCTTTCCGTGCTCACCCGGGAACGAAAAATCAGTCCACAGGATATCTATCTTTCCATACTTAGTCATCAGTTCTTCCAGCTGATTCTTCAGGTAAGTACGGTATTTTGCCATATCCCTGCCCTTATTCAACCGGTCATAATCTTTGGAATCATTGGGACGCTGCGGATGTACCCGGTCTATTGTATAATCAGGATGATGCCAGTCGATCAATGAATAGTAGAAACCCACTTTTAATCCTTCGGCCCGGAAAGCCTCGACCCATTCTTTGATCAGGTCTTTCCCGGCCTGCGTTTTAGTGGCCTTG
The genomic region above belongs to Chitinophaga sp. 180180018-3 and contains:
- a CDS encoding alginate lyase family protein translates to MRIFYLMLLLVCTVKANAQRAFTTQLIKDTRAVILARAKWAMQQAPQTITAFRCERSAGGLHDFYSEGDYWWPNPVSADSPYIQRDGQSNPDNFTAHREVMIRFSRVMGALAAAYVATKDNTYLQHALQHARAWFEDPATRMNPSLLYAQAIKGRATGRGIGIIDTIHLMEVVQALRMMEKAGAVPAKDLKAFKAWFSAYLDWLTTHPYGRDEMNAANNHGTCWVMQVAVFARFTGNAKLTAFCIDRYKTVLLPSQMAVDGSFPRELKRTKPYGYSLFNLDAMSTVCQVLSTPGNNLWQFSTDSSRNIGNGMDFLYPYVKNKQSWPYAKDVMYWDNWPVAQPFLVFGAAAYQRPEYYQLWLALNQDPEVEEVLRNLPVRNPVIWF
- a CDS encoding alpha-L-fucosidase, giving the protein MKKLSLYAIAFLLFLSQVNAQEKKIFNETDAQKEQRLAWWVNDRFGMFIHWGLYALPARHEWVKSNERITDSAYQKYFDLFNPDLYNPREWARQAKAAGMKYAVITTKHHEGFCLFDSKYTDYKATKTQAGKDLIKEWVEAFRAEGLKVGFYYSLIDWHHPDYTIDRVHPQRPNDSKDYDRLNKGRDMAKYRTYLKNQLEELMTKYGKIDILWTDFSFPGEHGKDHNDWNSLELIKMIRRLQPGIIINNRMDLEEYEDGGDFTTPEQYKVAEWPTLHGKRIPWETCQTFSGSWGYYRDETSWKDNKQLLVLLIETVSKGGNLLLNVGPTSRGIFDSRAQDRLKGMGEWMRLNGRAIYGCTEAPAEFKRPDNSLLTYNPTTKRLYVHLLDYPLQRFELPGMKGKVKYAQLLNDGSEVKMHDNDKGDIALDLPVRKPDVEIPVVELILQ
- a CDS encoding helix-turn-helix transcriptional regulator — its product is MKKDKQTDIASYKLEHLMEVPGLRINVHYRQAGEIVHERHAHLTEAHRHEFYSLAVSGSGSSMQMIDFRFVDLPPKSLFLLAPWQIHLASDTDHLTDIYFISFTADFLPPGFSKLPVCMEAAITPSADEFREIWHICAQLLHEFRNRRALQQQVLQHYLAVLLTMFMHYLPEQDNSQLQPELLMRYQQLLEQHFMCWNSVGDYARALHVTANHLNDVVKQATGQTASALLAARRILEARRMLLHSTHSIKEIAWCLQFNEVTYFNRFFKQHTGQTPLAFRIGSREKYNYNPE
- a CDS encoding response regulator transcription factor, which gives rise to MDIEIPGMTAIEAASIVKAAYPDINVLLLTLNEKEQGITQVPAAKSEYDLDHIPPVTLSEFIAQVYETALQSNLVAVNKVLAFFRKEKQAPEDPYGLSPREREILRCLVNGDTYKQVADGCHISVGTVRSHIMNIYRKLDVNSRSNAIVKAMKEQLV